A segment of the Microbacterium luteolum genome:
AGGCCATCTGGATGGCGTCCGGCTTCGCGTCGACCAGCGACGAGACCACGCCGGGCATGTCTTCCAACCCGATCAGGAAGCCGGGCTCGTTGCACACGCCGTGATCGATCGCGACGTCGAGACAGCCCCCGTCGCTGAAGAGACGGTTCATCCTGGCCAGGGTGCTCAGGCGCATCACAGGGTCCTTTCCATCGTCCGACGGTCGAGGGCGTCGCGGTCGACGCGGTGGTAGTCCTCGAGATCCGTCACCAGTTCACCGATCTCCGCGAGACGGCGTTCGTCATTCCAGTCCAGTTCGGCGGCCGCGACGGTGGCGATCGCCTCGATCAGCCTGGCATCCACCGCCCCGGTGATCGCGACAGCGGTGCGACGGAGGATCAGGTCGCCGAGCCTCGTCGCGTATTCGCGGTGCACCATGAAGGCGACCTCGGCGGCCGTGAGCGCGACCCCAGGGCCGATCGGCTGATCGTCGTCGCGAGCGGTGCAGAACTCCATCACCTCGGCGGCGCGGGTTCCGTAGACATCGGCGAGGTGCGCCGCCCGGTCCTCGGACACGCCCCACTCCGCGATCAACGCCGTCTCGATCTGCGGCGCATCGACGAAGTCCGCTCCGCCGCCGATTCCGAGCTCCGCGGTCGACGTGGTGCGTTCGCGCCCGAGCTCCTCGAGCACCTCATCGGCGAGGTCCTGAGCGAACGCGCGGAACGTCGTCCACTTGCCGCCGATCATGCAGTACTGAGGAACATCGCCGTCGATCCGCTTCACGTCGTGGCCGCGGGTGATCCGCCCCGTGAAGTCGTGCTCGCTCTTGAGCAGGGGACGGATGCCGCTGAAGGAATACACGATCTGGTCCGCCGACATCGTGACCGCGGGGAACACTGCCTGCAGGGAACCCAGGATGTAGTCGCGCTCGTCGTCTTCGCATCGCACGCGCTCCGCACGCTCGACCTTGATGTCCGTGGAACCGGCGAGCACCCGGCCGAGGTAGCCGAACGCGATGCAGATCCGGCCGTCGGAGTTGTCGAAGTACACCATGTGCCCGTCGAGCGCGGCGTACAGTTCGGGGTTGTCCAGCACGAGGTGCGACCCCTTGGTGCCCTCGACCAGCTGACCCGGGCGGTCACCGGCGGGAAGAAGCGTCGAGAGCGACTCGTCCAACCACGCGCCGGTGGCATTCACGACCGTCTTCGTCGTCACCGGGTACCGCGTGCCCGTCTCGCTGTCGGTGACCACGAACCCCGACCCGTCGCTGACGATCTCGGCATAGTTGAGCGCGACGGAATCCGGAGCCATCCGCGCGGTGTCGACGATGAGCTCGACTCCCAGCCGCTCGGGGTAGCTGATCCACGCGTCGTAGAACACCGCGGCGAACTTCATGCGCGACGTCAGTTTCGGCCAACGACGGAACGCCGCACGTGTGCCGAGGAACCGGTGTCGAGGCAGCATCCGTCGGGTCCGGGTGACCCAGTCGTAGATGCTCAGTCCGATCCGCAACGGCACAGCGCCTCGACTGGCCGGTCGGGTCGAGAGGCGGAAGAAGCTCGCCGCCGCGTTGAACAGCCCGGAGAACACCGAGGTGATCGGCACTACCGTCGCGAGCGGGCGGACCATGTGCGGCGCGTTGCGGAGAAGGGCGTCCCGCTCCCGCAGCGATTCGCGCACGAGGCCGAATTCGCCGTTCTCCAGATACCGGAGCCCGCCGTGGATCATGCGCGACGGTGCGGCGCTGCATCCGGAGCAGAAGTCCACACGTTCCACGAGCAGCACGCGCAGTCCCTGGAGGGACAGCTCGCGGAATGCTCCGACGCCGTTGATCCCGCCGCCGACCACGATCGCGTCGAATGCTCCGTCGGCGCGGATGCTGTCGAACCTGGCACTCCTGGCGGCGTTCATGCGTCGAGATCGTTCACGTGCAGGGCCACGGCCGCATCGATCAGCGTGAGGTCGTCGTCCGACAGCCGGAGGCGCCCGGCCGCGGCGTTCTCCCTCGCCTGCTTCGGATTGCGCGCGCCGCACAGCGAGTAGGTGATGCCGGGCTGCTGCAGCGTCCAGGCGATCACGATCTGCGCCTTCGTCGCCGCATGCGCGTCGGCGACGGGTTCGATGGCCTCCATCAAGCGGGCGACCTTCTCGCGATTCCCGAGGGAGAAGCGGGGGTTTCCCTTGCGCTGATCGTCGCCCGAGAACACTCGATCCGGGCCCATGCTCCCCGAGAGCAGGCCCAAGGCCAGCGAGGAGTAGCTCAGCGTCGAGACGCCGGCATCCCGTGCGATCGGAAGGAGAGTGGTCTCGATGTCGCGGGCGATCATCGAGTACTCCTCCTGGATGGCGTCGAGCTCGCCGGTCGCCACGTAGGACCGCAGCTCCTGTTCCGAGACGTTGCTCGCTCCGATGGCGCGGATCTTGCCCTGCTCGCGCAGCTGCACGAGGGCAGCGACGGTTTCCTCGATCGGGGTCGTGGGGTCCTGCCAGTGCGTGATGTAGAGATCGATGTGGTCGGTCCCGAGGCGCCGCAGACTCTCCTCCACCTCGTGGACGATCGATTCGCGGCCGAGGTACCGGTGGACCGCTTCTCCGTCGAAGTCGAAGAAGCGATTGCCCTTGGTGGTGTGCCACACCAGGCCGCACTTGGTCGCGAGGACCACCTCGTCGCGGCGTCCGCGGATCGCCGATCCGAGGATCTCCTCGGCACGGCCCTGCCCGTAGGCCGGCGCCGTGTCGATCAGCGAGATCCCCTCGTCGATCGAGGCCTGGATCGCGGCGATCGACTCCGATTCATCCGTGCCGCCCCACATCCACCCGCCGATGGCCCAGGTACCCAGGCCGACGGCCGAGGCGTCGATCGATGAGCCGCCGAGCGGCCGGGTGAGCATCTCCGTCATTTCTTCTCCTCGTCCGGTGCGACCACCGACGCTGCAGTCTCCTCATCGACGATGAGGGATCGGATGTAGCCGCCGGCCAGCGCGGCTCGGATGGGACGCACCTTCTCCGGCCCGACAGCCACACCGATCGTGGTGGGGCAGGCGGCGAGCTCGGAGGGGGAGAGTGCGAGGAGACGCGAGTTCAGCGGAGAGTCCGCGAGCGATCCGTCGTCCGCGATCAGGTGGGCGAGGAACTCTCCGCCGACCTCACCGCCGCGGAGCAGCGCACGATCGGACTCCGAGAGCGGAGCGAGGTCGTAGTAGCTCGATCCCTCGGTCTCGACGGATCCGATGCCGACCATCGCGACGTTCGCACGCCGGGCGAGATCGAACGCCTGCTTGATCGATCCGACCTCCATGAGCGTGTCGCGTTCCTCGCGGCTCTCGGCGAAGAGCGGGGCATGCATCAGCACGGCCCTCCCGCCGAGACGCTCGGCGAGCTGCGTCGCGAGGTGGTTGACGTCGGTGTAGTACTTCCCCTGCACGCCCCCCGTGAGCGGCACGACCGTCACATCGAACACGCGGTCGGGGTCGAGCCCATCGACGACGGCGCTCAGCGCCTTGCCGCCGGTGATCGCGATCACGTCTCCGTCGCGGATCGTCTCCAGCAGTTCGTTGGCCGCGGCACGGCCGACGACCTGCAGATTCGTGTCCGGGTTCCCCTCCACGGTGGGGGTCACCACCGCGGTGCCGAGAGCCGTCGACCGGACCAGCTCGCCTTCCAGGTCGACGAGCCGCTGGAACGGCCCTGCGTCGATGGAGATCTTGACCATGCCGAGCTCGCGCCCTCGCCGGATGAGGCGATTCACCTTCGACGCGGAGAGATTGAGGCGCGCGGCGATCTCGGACTGCGTCATTCCCTCGACGAAGTGGAGCGTGACGACGGTGTGGATCTTGCGGATCGTCGCGAGATCTTCCCTGTTCTCGAAGACCATGGCGTCACACCGTCCGTCGGCGGGACAGGTAGTGGTCGACGAGCAGCGCCACGAGCAGGATGCTGCCGCGAACGATGTCCTGCCAGTACACGGAGACGTCCAGAAGAGTCAGCGAGCTCGAGACCACCGAGAGCAGGATCGCGCCGAGGGTCGCACCGAAGATGGTTCCCGAACCGCCCTTGAGGCTGGCGCCGCCGATGACGGCCGCGGCGATGACGTTCAGCTCCATTCCGATCCCGAACGTCGGCTGCGCGGACCCGAAGCGTGCCATGTAGATGATGCCGGCGACGCCGGCGAGAGCCGAGCACAGGACGGTCGTGAAGAAGATGGCGTGCTTGGTGCGGATTCCCGAGTAGGCGGCCGCCTTCTCGTTGCTTCCGGTGTAGAAGACCTTCCGGAACGCGGTCGTCCGCCGCAGCATGAAGTCGAAGGCGATGACGACGACCAGGAAGATGACGATGACGAGCGGGATCGGCCCGATGGAGCCCTGGCCGATGAACTTGAACTCGCTGGGCAGGGAGTACAGCCCGAGCGGCCGACCGCCGGTGAGGAGAAGGCAGACTCCGCGGGCGATGACCATGACGGCGAGGGTGACCACGAAGTGGTTCAGCCCCACTTTCGTCACGAGGACGCCCATCACCGCGCCGGTGGCGATGCTCGCGAGGATGGCGATGCCGGATGCCAGCCACGGGTCGATGCCCTGAAGGTAGAGCCAGCCCGCCAGCACCATCGACAACGCCGTGACCGACCCGACCGACAGGTCGATGCCACCCGAGATGAGCAGGATCGTCATGCCGACGACGACGATGCCCTCGACGGCGAACACCATGGCCATCGCCTCGATGTTCGCGAGCGTCAGGAAGTGCGGCGAGGCGAACGACATCGCCACGACCAGGACGAGCAGGATCAGGATCAGCCCGGTCTCGCGCATCCGGAGGAAGCGCGAGACGAGATGCTTCAGATCGGGTCGGGCTTCGGGCTCCGCCGGCATCGGCGGGGCGGTCATCAAAGTCTGTTGTTGCGTCATCACACCAGCTCCTGCTTCCGTTCGGCCATCGAGGCCAAGCTCAAGATGTTCTCTTCCGTCATGTCGTCGCCGGTGACCTCGCCGCTGATCTCGCCTTCTCGGACGACGATCACCCGGTCCGAGACTCCGATCAGTTCCGGCATCTCCGAGGAGATGACCACGATGCCGATCCCCTTCCGTGCGAGATCGCGCAGGATCGCGTGTATCTCGGCCTTGGCGCCGACGTCGACCCCGCGGGTGGGTTCGTCGAGGAAGATGACCTTCGGGTTCACGGCCAGCAGCTTCGCCAGGGCGACCTTCTGCTGGTTGCCGCCGGACAGGGTCGAGACGGCGTCGTCGAGCTGTCCGTATTTGAGGCGCAGTCCGCGGCCGACGCGGGCGGCGAGGCGGTCCTCACGGCGCTTCCCGATCAGACCGAAGCGCGAGACCTCTCGCAGCGACATCGCCGACGTGTTCTCGGCGATCGACAGGTCGAGGAACACGCCTTCGGCTTTCCGGTCCTCCGACAGGTAGACGATGCCGTGGGCGATGCAGTCCTGATAATGCTTCAGGCGGAGAGGCTCGCCGTTCAGGGCGACCTCGCCCGTCGCGTCACCTTCCAGTCGGCAGACGCCCTTCGCGATCTCGCTGCGGCCGGCGCCGATGAGGCCGCCGAGGCCGAGGATCTCGCCGCGTCGCACATCGAACGAGATGTCGGCGTACCGCGGGCCGTCGGTCAGGTTCCGGACGGACAGGATGACCTCGTCGGAGCGCTCGTCTTCTCGCTGCTTCTCCGGGTACTGGTTGTCGAGGGTGCGTCCCACCATGGAGCGCACCAGGTCGTTCGGAGTCGTCTCGGACACGCGGCTGGTCATGATGTGCTGACCGTCGCGGAACACCGAGACCCGGTCGCAGTTCTCGAAGATCTCGACCATGCGGTGAGAGATGTAGATGATCGAGATGCCGCGGGCGGAGAGCTCCCGCATGATGCGGAACAGCGTCTGCGCCTCGATCTCGGTGAGCGCGGCCGTGGGCTCGTCGAGGATGAGCACCCGGCAGTCGAGCGTGAGCGCCTTGGCGATCTCGACGAGCTGCTGGTTCGAGATCGACAGGTCTCGAACCAGCGCTCGCGGATCGATGTTGCCGAGCTGACGGAGGATCTCGCCGGCCTTGCGCTCGAGTGACTCAGGGTCCATCAGCCAGGAGCGGCTCGCGTTGGTGGCTGCCATGAACATGTTCTCGGCGACCGTCACGTCGGGGCACAGCTCGATCTCCTGGTGGACGAAGCCGATGCCCAGTTTCTGCGCGACGGCCGGCGAGGAGATCTCCACCGGCTCGCCGTCGAGCAGGATCGTGCCGCTGTCGGGCCGCACGATCCCGTCGATGATGTTCATCAGAGTGGATTTGCCCGCGCCGTTCTCGCCGGCGATGGCGTGGACCTCCCCCTTGCGGAGAGTGAAGTCGACCGATCTCAGTGCGTGGATCGAACCGAACGACTTGCTGACGTTCTTGATGTCGAGGATTGTCGTGTGTTCCAAGGTCGTCTCCATTGATCGAGCTCGAGGACAAGGGGGAGGGGCGAGCGCCGATTACTCGGTGCTGCGGCCTTCCATGTACTTCTCGAGGTCGAACGACGCGGCGTTCTCCTTGGTGATGACGGAGAAGCCGTTGTCGACGAACGGGACCTGGGCCGGGTTGTAGCCGGACTCCTTGTAGTCGTTGAACGGATCGATCAGGTCGGGGTGCGCCGCCATGAAGAGGGTCATGAACCCCATGAAGCCCTGGATGCCCTGGTTCGGGTTCACCGACAGGTGGATCGTTCCGTCCTTGATGAGGTCGAGGGTGGTGGGCGTGATGTCGGCGTGCAGGATCAGCACGTCGGCGTTCGCCTCGGTGATGGCGGCGGCGGCGCCTTCGGCGGACCCGGCTTCCGGGATCCAGATCGCGTCGAGCTCGGGGTTGGCCTGCAGGATCGAGCCGGTGGCCTGGTAGGCCTTGGTGCTGTCCTGGTTCGTCGCCTGGCGGCCGACGAGCTTCATGTCCGGGTAGTTGTTCTCCATGTACTCGATGAACGCCGTCACGCGCAGGTCGTGGTTGCTCTGCCCGGGGTTCTCGAGGACGGCGTACTCGCCGCTCTCTCCGACGACCTTGACGATCTCCTCGGCGGCGAATGCTGCTTCCGCCCGATTGTCGGAGGTGACGTACGAGGTGCGGTTCGAATCGGGGGAGTCGGCGGCGAAGGTCACCACCTCGATGCCCTCATCGATCGCGGAGTTGATCGGCTCGATGAAGGGGTCCGCCTGCATGGGGTGCAGCAGCACGCCCGCCGGCTTCTCGACCAGATCCTGCTCGAAGGAGGCGACCTGCTTGCTGATGTCGTAGTCGGGGGTTCCGGAGAACACCGTCTCGCACCCCATCGCCTCGGCGGCCTGCTTGAACCCCTGGTAGACGGGAACCCAGTACTGGTGGGAGGAGACCATGACGTTCATCACGTAGGTCTCGCCCTCGGCGCACTGGAATCCTGCGGACTCCGTCGCTGTCGAGGTCTTATCGGATGGCGCGGTGCAGCCGGTGACGGCGATGGCGGCGATGGCCACGACGGCAGCTGCGGTGATGCGGGAGATCTTCATTGATTGCCCTAACTGTGTGGATGGGTACTGCGGAGGACGACTGATTGATGGTGACAGAGTCCGCACCTCGATGCAATAGATTTCGCCCACTGAAATATCTTGCAGATCCGCGGCATGACAGGGATCGGCCGCTCTGTGCTGCCGCCTGGGGTGCCGACCGCGCGTGGCCGCGCCATCCTCTCAAAAGCAATTTCCGCGCACCTCTCGACAAAACAGAAATTTCCGGTAGAGTCACCATGTCGGTAATCATTTCTCACTTTCGTGTCGAGAGGAAATCATGCACGCACGAACTCGCAGCATCGTCGCTGCGGCAGCGGTCGGAGCGATGTCGCTCGTCGGCCTCAGCGGCTGCGCCGCCTCCGGAGGATCCGACGAACCCCTCGTCGGGCTCGTCATCAAGACGCAGGACAACCCCTTCTACGTCAAGATGACGGAAGGGGCCAAGGACGAGGCAGAAGCCCTCGGACTCAATCTGCAGGTCGCCAGCGGCGACGGGCAGAGCGACGTCGATTCGCAGATCAAGGCCATCGAGAACTTCACGGCGCAGGGCGCCAAGGCGATTCTCGTGACACCGGCCGGGGATGGCATCATCCCGGCCATCAAGAAGGCGCAGGAAGCGGGCGTCGTCGTGTTCGCGATGGACTCGCCGCTCGGCGCCGACTCCGGCATCGACGGAACCTTCGCGACCGACAACTATCTCGCGGGCGTCATGATCGGCGAGTGGGCCAAGGCCGCGCTCGGCGACACCGAGCCCCGGATCGCCACGCTCGACCTCAGCACCGATCAGATCCCCGTCGATGTCGCCCGTAACCAGGGATTCCTCGAGGGCTTCGGCATCGAGCTCGGCGATCCGTCGAAGATGTGGGACGAGACCGATCCACGCCTGATCGGGCACGAGGTGACCGACGCCAACGAGGCGGGCGGACGCACCGGCATGGAGAAGCTCCTGCAGAAGGACCCGACCATCAACCTCGTCTACACGATCAACGAGCCGACGGCCGCCGGCGCCTACCAGGCCGTCGTCGCCGCAGGGCTCGAGGACCAGATCACTATCGTCTCCGTCGACGGCGGCTGCCCCGGCGTGACCAACGTGCAGAAGGGCATCATCGCCGCGACCTCGATGCAGTTCCCGCTCGAGATGGCGAAGCAGGCCCTCCAGGCCGTCGAGGACTACCTCGCCGACGGCACCAAGCCGAAGAACAGCGACGGCCTCGACTTCACCAACACGGGAGTCACGCTCGTGACCGACCAGCCGCAGGACGGCGTCGAATCCGAGGACACGACGTTCGGACTGGAGCAGTGCTGGGGCTGAGCCGCCCCTGCTGCATCCCTACCGGGTGAGGGTCGGCTCTTGCCGACCGGCCCTCACCCTCCTCCTCCATACAACGACGTAGGAAAGCCCATCATGAACCGAAGCGCCACCGATCTCCCGGACGACGAGCGACCGAGCACCGTCACCGCCGGATTCTCGATGGGTCTGGTCGAGATCGACCAGGGAGCCCGTCTCAGCCCGCTGCAGTGGATCGAACGACGGATGCTGTCGCGACCGCTGATCGGCCCCGTCGCGGTGCTGATCATCGCGCTGATCGTCTTCTCGATCGTGTCGCCGAACTTCGGCACCCTTCAGAACTTCTCGTTGATCCTGCAGCAGGTCCAGGTGATCGCGATGCTCGGTATCGCGCAGACCCTGATCATCCTGACCGCGGGCATCGACCTCTCCGTGGCGGCGGTCATGCTGCTGTCCCAGGTCGCCATGGGCCGATTCGCGGTCTCGGTCGGACTCCCTGTCGAGCTCGCGCTCGTGCTCGGCATCGTCGTCGGCATCGCCTGCGGGGCGATCAACGGTTTCATCGTGACGAAGCTCAACATCCCGCCGTTCATCGCGACCCTCGGCACCCTGAGCATCTTCTACGCGCTGAACATCTTCATCTCCGACGGGGAGAGCGTGCCGTACGCCGACGTGCCCCCGCTGTTCAACTGGCTCGGCACCGGCTTCCGCGTGTTCGGCACGACGTTCACCTTCGGTCAGGTGCTCACGATCCTCATGTTCATCCTGTTCGCCTACATCCTGCGCAACACCGCGTGGGGGACGCACATCTACGCCGTGGGCGACAACCTCGAGGCCGCGCGCCTCAGCGGCATCCGCGTCAACCGCGTGCTGATGTCGGTGTACGTGGTGGCCGGCCTCATCATCGGCGTCACCGCCTGGCTGCTCATCGGGCGCATCGGCTCGATCTCACCCACCGCCGGTGCCTCGTACAACCTCGCCTCGATCACCGCGGTGGTCATCGGCGGGACGAGCCTCTTCGGCGGCCGGGGACGGATCATGGGCACGCTGCTCGGATCCCTCATCGTCGGAGTCTTCTCCAGCGGTCTCTCGCTCGCCGGATTCGACAGTCTCTGGCAGGAGTTCACCATCGGCCTCCTCATCATCGGCGCGGTCGCCGTCGACCAGCGCCTCCGCAAGATCGGACGTTGACCATGACCACCGCAACCCAGACCCCGCGCTCCACCGACCTGGTGCTCGAAGCGCGCGGCATCGTGAAGCGCTACGGACGCGTCGTCGCCCTCGACCAGACGGACTTCGAGATCCGCCAGGGGGAGGTGCTGGCCGTGATCGGCGACAACGGCGCCGGCAAGTCCTCGTTGATCCAGTGCCTCTCGGGCGCCGTGCAGCCCGACGAGGGCGAACTGCTCGTCAGCGGACAGCCGACCGCGCTGAAGACGCCGGTCGACGCCCGTCGGCTCGGTATCGAGACCGTCTTCCAGAGCCTCGCGGTCTCGCCGGCGCTCGACATCGCCAGCAACATCTTCCTCGGCCGCGAGCTGCGCCGCCCCGGCATCGCCGGCTCCGTGTTCCGCATGCTCGACAAGAAGCGGATGCGGGCGGAGTCGCTCGAGGTGATGTCGCAGCTCGGGCTGCAGACGCTCCAGAAC
Coding sequences within it:
- a CDS encoding glycerol-3-phosphate dehydrogenase/oxidase, whose protein sequence is MNAARSARFDSIRADGAFDAIVVGGGINGVGAFRELSLQGLRVLLVERVDFCSGCSAAPSRMIHGGLRYLENGEFGLVRESLRERDALLRNAPHMVRPLATVVPITSVFSGLFNAAASFFRLSTRPASRGAVPLRIGLSIYDWVTRTRRMLPRHRFLGTRAAFRRWPKLTSRMKFAAVFYDAWISYPERLGVELIVDTARMAPDSVALNYAEIVSDGSGFVVTDSETGTRYPVTTKTVVNATGAWLDESLSTLLPAGDRPGQLVEGTKGSHLVLDNPELYAALDGHMVYFDNSDGRICIAFGYLGRVLAGSTDIKVERAERVRCEDDERDYILGSLQAVFPAVTMSADQIVYSFSGIRPLLKSEHDFTGRITRGHDVKRIDGDVPQYCMIGGKWTTFRAFAQDLADEVLEELGRERTTSTAELGIGGGADFVDAPQIETALIAEWGVSEDRAAHLADVYGTRAAEVMEFCTARDDDQPIGPGVALTAAEVAFMVHREYATRLGDLILRRTAVAITGAVDARLIEAIATVAAAELDWNDERRLAEIGELVTDLEDYHRVDRDALDRRTMERTL
- a CDS encoding aldo/keto reductase, translating into MTEMLTRPLGGSSIDASAVGLGTWAIGGWMWGGTDESESIAAIQASIDEGISLIDTAPAYGQGRAEEILGSAIRGRRDEVVLATKCGLVWHTTKGNRFFDFDGEAVHRYLGRESIVHEVEESLRRLGTDHIDLYITHWQDPTTPIEETVAALVQLREQGKIRAIGASNVSEQELRSYVATGELDAIQEEYSMIARDIETTLLPIARDAGVSTLSYSSLALGLLSGSMGPDRVFSGDDQRKGNPRFSLGNREKVARLMEAIEPVADAHAATKAQIVIAWTLQQPGITYSLCGARNPKQARENAAAGRLRLSDDDLTLIDAAVALHVNDLDA
- a CDS encoding sugar-binding transcriptional regulator, yielding MVFENREDLATIRKIHTVVTLHFVEGMTQSEIAARLNLSASKVNRLIRRGRELGMVKISIDAGPFQRLVDLEGELVRSTALGTAVVTPTVEGNPDTNLQVVGRAAANELLETIRDGDVIAITGGKALSAVVDGLDPDRVFDVTVVPLTGGVQGKYYTDVNHLATQLAERLGGRAVLMHAPLFAESREERDTLMEVGSIKQAFDLARRANVAMVGIGSVETEGSSYYDLAPLSESDRALLRGGEVGGEFLAHLIADDGSLADSPLNSRLLALSPSELAACPTTIGVAVGPEKVRPIRAALAGGYIRSLIVDEETAASVVAPDEEKK
- a CDS encoding ABC transporter permease — its product is MTAPPMPAEPEARPDLKHLVSRFLRMRETGLILILLVLVVAMSFASPHFLTLANIEAMAMVFAVEGIVVVGMTILLISGGIDLSVGSVTALSMVLAGWLYLQGIDPWLASGIAILASIATGAVMGVLVTKVGLNHFVVTLAVMVIARGVCLLLTGGRPLGLYSLPSEFKFIGQGSIGPIPLVIVIFLVVVIAFDFMLRRTTAFRKVFYTGSNEKAAAYSGIRTKHAIFFTTVLCSALAGVAGIIYMARFGSAQPTFGIGMELNVIAAAVIGGASLKGGSGTIFGATLGAILLSVVSSSLTLLDVSVYWQDIVRGSILLVALLVDHYLSRRRTV
- a CDS encoding sugar ABC transporter ATP-binding protein, with the protein product MEHTTILDIKNVSKSFGSIHALRSVDFTLRKGEVHAIAGENGAGKSTLMNIIDGIVRPDSGTILLDGEPVEISSPAVAQKLGIGFVHQEIELCPDVTVAENMFMAATNASRSWLMDPESLERKAGEILRQLGNIDPRALVRDLSISNQQLVEIAKALTLDCRVLILDEPTAALTEIEAQTLFRIMRELSARGISIIYISHRMVEIFENCDRVSVFRDGQHIMTSRVSETTPNDLVRSMVGRTLDNQYPEKQREDERSDEVILSVRNLTDGPRYADISFDVRRGEILGLGGLIGAGRSEIAKGVCRLEGDATGEVALNGEPLRLKHYQDCIAHGIVYLSEDRKAEGVFLDLSIAENTSAMSLREVSRFGLIGKRREDRLAARVGRGLRLKYGQLDDAVSTLSGGNQQKVALAKLLAVNPKVIFLDEPTRGVDVGAKAEIHAILRDLARKGIGIVVISSEMPELIGVSDRVIVVREGEISGEVTGDDMTEENILSLASMAERKQELV
- a CDS encoding substrate-binding domain-containing protein; its protein translation is MKISRITAAAVVAIAAIAVTGCTAPSDKTSTATESAGFQCAEGETYVMNVMVSSHQYWVPVYQGFKQAAEAMGCETVFSGTPDYDISKQVASFEQDLVEKPAGVLLHPMQADPFIEPINSAIDEGIEVVTFAADSPDSNRTSYVTSDNRAEAAFAAEEIVKVVGESGEYAVLENPGQSNHDLRVTAFIEYMENNYPDMKLVGRQATNQDSTKAYQATGSILQANPELDAIWIPEAGSAEGAAAAITEANADVLILHADITPTTLDLIKDGTIHLSVNPNQGIQGFMGFMTLFMAAHPDLIDPFNDYKESGYNPAQVPFVDNGFSVITKENAASFDLEKYMEGRSTE
- a CDS encoding substrate-binding domain-containing protein yields the protein MHARTRSIVAAAAVGAMSLVGLSGCAASGGSDEPLVGLVIKTQDNPFYVKMTEGAKDEAEALGLNLQVASGDGQSDVDSQIKAIENFTAQGAKAILVTPAGDGIIPAIKKAQEAGVVVFAMDSPLGADSGIDGTFATDNYLAGVMIGEWAKAALGDTEPRIATLDLSTDQIPVDVARNQGFLEGFGIELGDPSKMWDETDPRLIGHEVTDANEAGGRTGMEKLLQKDPTINLVYTINEPTAAGAYQAVVAAGLEDQITIVSVDGGCPGVTNVQKGIIAATSMQFPLEMAKQALQAVEDYLADGTKPKNSDGLDFTNTGVTLVTDQPQDGVESEDTTFGLEQCWG
- a CDS encoding ABC transporter permease, giving the protein MNRSATDLPDDERPSTVTAGFSMGLVEIDQGARLSPLQWIERRMLSRPLIGPVAVLIIALIVFSIVSPNFGTLQNFSLILQQVQVIAMLGIAQTLIILTAGIDLSVAAVMLLSQVAMGRFAVSVGLPVELALVLGIVVGIACGAINGFIVTKLNIPPFIATLGTLSIFYALNIFISDGESVPYADVPPLFNWLGTGFRVFGTTFTFGQVLTILMFILFAYILRNTAWGTHIYAVGDNLEAARLSGIRVNRVLMSVYVVAGLIIGVTAWLLIGRIGSISPTAGASYNLASITAVVIGGTSLFGGRGRIMGTLLGSLIVGVFSSGLSLAGFDSLWQEFTIGLLIIGAVAVDQRLRKIGR
- a CDS encoding ATP-binding cassette domain-containing protein, with product MTTATQTPRSTDLVLEARGIVKRYGRVVALDQTDFEIRQGEVLAVIGDNGAGKSSLIQCLSGAVQPDEGELLVSGQPTALKTPVDARRLGIETVFQSLAVSPALDIASNIFLGRELRRPGIAGSVFRMLDKKRMRAESLEVMSQLGLQTLQNIGQSVETLSGGQRQGVAVARAAAFGSKVVILDEPTAALGVKESGRVVKLIKDINARGIPVILISHNMPQIFEVADRIHIQRLGKRIALVETSQIDMADAVALMVGAKTPEQLGLDS